One Ctenopharyngodon idella isolate HZGC_01 chromosome 3, HZGC01, whole genome shotgun sequence genomic window, AGACAATAGGATCACTAGAGGCAATTATATGAACACAGCACTGCCACAAGTGTTCAATGTTAGTGCTAAACACAAATGGACATCAGAAACTTAGCCAATGACACATTGCTGCTATAaaaaggacactgtaaaatgaaGATTTTAAACCATGAAAAAGTAGTCATGAAGTGTGTTTTTACAAGCCAAACATTAATCCACACCCAAACACTAACAGGCAGAATATAACCACATAAATTCTCTGGATTTACAGAATTAAAAGCAGTCATTTCATGTGGAACATCAAGCAGATGTCTGACAGTTAGTGTAAAATACGCTGTTAGTTTGTGGTTTCTTAGGGCTAGATTGCAAAAGAGTTAagtttcagcatgtttcctgcaaagttaaaaaaaaaaaaaaaaaaaaaaacaacaaacaaactgcAGAGGGTGTCCCTCTGCACAAAGCTACTACTAGTTTGGTGTAAATGCCTTTGCAACAATAACACCACTTACACATGGTGATGAGGGAAGCTTTCAGAGCCAAGTGTCTTTACTTAAGGCTAGAGAGCCAAGAGAATGGTTTATTATggggggaggaaaaaaaaaaaaaaataataataaagtcagataggtttaaaaagttttattttcaacaTCCACATGACCAAACAGCCATTTGGTTACTTTCCATATTCCTTAACACTGATGGGTCCAACAGAGGCTCTCTCCCACCGTAGATCTGAGGAACAAACAAATTGTAAGTCATATACATGACAACCAAATATTTGGgagtaatgctgccttcacatgcgcTCAGAATTATCGTATATACActagtttcctaggtaaaaagttgcacatgaacgccctcccattttGAAAattgaatgcgatgagctcaagtcatgacttcagaagtgggaattatcaaatttccaataGAAGGTGAAGGTAGCTTAGTTCATACCTCTAAGAAGCTGATCGCTTGCACTCCTCATGCTACAGGTTGTGTCACAGCAGCCACACACCTGATCAGATTCATCTGCTGACACCCACCTGCCAAACAAACATAATACCTTGCACAGCCTAATTTACCCTTGAGTCTTGATTTTCAGTCAACATACCCATTAGCAGAAAACGAACAAGCTTTCTGCTCAGGACTTGTTGGGGTGGATGATGCAGCCACCTTTACGAAGCATGTGACGTAGAGCTGCAAAGACAATATTGTTTGTACACCAAGGTAGCATATCATACAAAGTGTAGCACAACCGTCACATACCAGTCCACTGTCTGCTTGTTGAAACCTGAATGCCTCCAGCTGAAACTGCAGCTTATCACCTTGAGTCCGGGGCATAAAGTAAGACCTGGAGCCTGTGAGCTTGGCATCGACCATGCACCTAATGTAGAATCTAGTCAGACCTCTGCTATGTAGATATAACCCATAAGCACACTACACAAAAGGACTTCTTACCCATTGTTCTCAATAAAGGAGTATCTAGGGACAGCACTGACATCAGGGACTGTTGTAGCCACACAGCTATCCACAAAAAGACGGAGAGGAACATGGTTGTATGTCCTCACagaggcttcaaaatgtatgaTATCACCCAAGAAGTACTGATTAGAAGGCCTCTCAAATCTCCAGTCATCTGTTGGGAAATTATTGTTAAGTTCACACAAAGGTGACGCTAGTGAAAGTTGCACTCTACCAACCAGTCATGAGCTTGAGGGAGAAAACCAAAAGTTCCTCTGCAAATTTGGTGAAAGCATAAGGTATCCAAGTAGGCATTAAGGCATTGCTGCTCACGTCTTGTACTCTGTAGATGAGGAAGAAAGTGGCAGTCACCACAagttggaaaataaataaaaaccacaTGTTAATGGCAGAGGTAAATCCAACAACCCTTGATTTAGTCCTCACCTTGGATAGTGACACTCAATAAAAACCACAGCACCACTGCTCCTGACAATAGGACCACCATATGTAGCCTCTTGTGGAGTGTAGATGAGGGAAAATATATAGACCAGCTCATTTTCAGTCACCTAAAGGATCAGCATTGTAAATGTTACTCACAGAAACCTACAAAACCCCACTaccacaacaacaaaaacacaacataatcaCCATTGATGTGCTGCCACATCCATGCAGTTCAGACTCAAAGACAAGCACTTGAGCAGAAGGATCCTCTCCAGTCGCAGTACAACCTCCCAGTGTAAAAGCAGAGGACAACAGTGGGTGCCCAGTCCCAAAGAAGTCCTCCATCACTTCCACATACACTGAATTCTCTCCACACTGAGCCGCTACACTGTTGGGAGGGATAGGGTGCGGGAGCTCAAAGGGAATGTCTGGCTGCTGTGGTTCCTCTGGTAGACTTGGAAAGCTCCACATCAGTTTTGCCACTGGACCCTGTAACAGCTCTTTTGACTGAACACCCATAAGATCTTGAGGATATTTTGGGGCACTCTGAAACATCCTAAATTCAGGTTCCAGTGGACCTTGTGCTACCGGTTGAAGCTTAAGCACTGCAGGGCTTTGCATTGATCTACTTTGCCATTGTGCTTCAGACAAACAAACCACAAATGCCAACAATAGCCCAAAAACTACTTGCCTTAACCCCATAGCCAAAGATTTTTTGAACCACCAacacactgattttttttttgttgttgttgtcttttTATAGAggattcttttttatttaacccagctgAATTAACTTATCAGTTGATTAGTGGACTACTCCATGACTTGAGCTGATTGTGTccaataaattaatttacagcTAGGGAGGCTCCAGGAACAGCTGTTGTCATTACCAGCTTTTTAACAAAATCCCTCATAATGAGTCTGTAAAATTTCATTAAGTGAACAAGGGACTACAGAgggcaaaaaaatgaaataatttgcaacatttttttttttttaattcttgatTTAACAGCTATCCTTTCCTTAATCAAagttatgtataaataaatgtaagtgCACAAAAACAATCCCACATAACAGCGTATAAATGCTGCAACGGTTTCTACACATGGTTTTACCGAAAACACCAAAACAAAAAGAGTGAAAGAGTTTTGGAATTCAAATTTTCATCTGTCCAAATGAAAAAGACTgataacttaaagggatagttcacccaaaaatgaaaattctgtcataatttactcagcctcaagttgttccaaatctgtatgagtttcttctgctaaaaacagatattttaaagaatgttggtaaccaaacggGCCTCACTGACATTTCTTTTCATACTATAGAAGTCAGTGGTGCCCATCATCTGTTTAGTTacccatatttttcaaaatatcttgtgttcagcagaagcaagaacatcatacaggtttggaacaacttaaatGTACGAGTaaataactttcatttttgggtgaactatcactttaaagcACTGATTtaggaagggaaaaaaaaaaaaaaaaaaaaaaaaaaaaaaaaaaaaagagttactAACTCGGAAAACTACCAATTCTTCCTCAAAGGTGCGTGTTGGATCTAGTAACTTGTAAGCATAATTTCTTAGGCAGAGTGATAAAACCACCTTGTTTAGTAATGGCTTACTAAATTCATTTCTTGAAAAGAGCCTTGCAAATATCTAGTAGATCCAGTGACCATTTTGATCCAGTGCCTTGCAATTAATGGCAGCCAATTGGGTTTATGCATGGTTAACACTCAGGAGCTACTTTTTGTATACAGAccagggggggggggggggggggttgggGATTTAGAAAACAAATTGCCGCTGTACATAGATGCAGTGCTCAAGTCTTCCCAAAACATCCCCACCCATAGGCCAGCAGTAAAAGGTTTTGTGGTAGTGCATATCTGAACAGCATGTGAAATCAGATGGAAATGTTGAAGTGTAGTGTTTGTGCAAGTAAAGACAATTCACAAACAAgcctattaagatcattttttattaagtaacCAGAAGTCACATGGCATTTCCAGTTATTTTTGGCCATAGCCATATTCCTTAACATTGATGGGGCCAACAGATGCTCTTTCCCATCGTAGATCTGAGAAACAAATGAGTAGTGAGAACTAAAGCAGTGTACGACAACAACAAGTTATCAGAGTTAGTCCATACCTGTAAGCTGCTGATCACTTCCACTTCTGATGCTACAAGTGGAGTCACAGCAgccacacacctggtcagaatCATCTGCGGACACCCAACTGACAAGACAAACCCTCaattaaaaactaataatttatCTGTACACTTATCTAGTGGGCAACATACCCATTAGGAGAAAATGAACAAGCTTTCTGTTCGGGTCCTGTCGGAGCAGATGCTGCAGCCACCTTCAAAATGCAAGTAATGTAGACCTGCAAAGACAATATTGTTTGTACACCAAGGTAGCATTTCATACAAAGAGTTGCACAACTACAACATACATACCAGTCCACTGTCTGACTGCTGGAACCGGAACGCGTCCAGCTGAAACTGCAGCTTGTCAATTTGAGTCCGGGGCATAAAGTGAGACCTGGAGCCTGTGAGCTTGGCATCAACTAGGCACCTGGGGACAAAACAGTTAGACATCCTACAACACTTCTGGTGGGATACATGTTAGTGCCTCTCACCCATTATTCTCAATAAAGGAGTATCTGGGGATAGAAGTGACATCAGGGACTGCAGTAGCCACACAGCTGTCCACAAACACACGGACGGGAACATGGCTGTACATAAGCACTGATGCTTCAAGATTTATGACGTCGCCCAGGAAGTACTGGTTAGAAGGCCTCTCAAAAACCCAGTCATCTGCAAAGAAAGTCTTAGCACAGGTTCACAAGCACAGGCATGATACAAACATGATTGGGTTACACTAACCAGTCATGAGCTTGAGGGAGATGACAAAGACTTCCTCTGCAACTTTAGTTGAGGCATGTGGGATCCAAGTGGGTATCAAGGTATTGCTGCTCACATTATGCATTCTGTAGGAGTTAAACAAGCAGTCATCTTATGTCCATAAATGGTGGGATTAACATCCAGTGAGCCTGAATTAAACTAGTCCCCACCTTGGATAGTGACACTCAATACCAACCACCGCACCACTGCTCCTGACAATAGGAACACCATATGAAGCCTCTTGTGGGGTGTAGATAAGGTTGAACGTATAGACAAGCTCATCCTCAGTCACCTAAAAAGAACGAACGTTACTCACAGGGACAGTTCAAAACACCCATGATAACATCAAAATAGAGCCCTACTGTTGATGTGCTGCCACATCCATGCAGTTCAGACTCAAAGATGAGCACTTGAGCAGAAGGATCCTCTCCAGTCGCAGTACAGCCTCCCAGTGTAAAAGCTGTGGACATCAGTGGCTTCCCAGTCCCAAAGAAGTCCTCCATCACTTCCACATACACTGAATTCTCTCCACACTGAGCCGCTACACTGTTGGGAGGGATAGGATGCGGGAGCTCAAAGGGAATGTCTGGCTGCTGTGGTTCCTCTGGTAGACTTGGAAAGCTCCACGTCAGCTTCACCAATGGACCCTGTAACAGCTCTTTTGACTGAACACCCATAAGATCTTGAGAAGGCTTTCCAAAGTCAGTCATGGCTGGTGTCTGGACAGGAAACTGAGCAGGAAACCTTTGTGGTGCAAATACAGGATTATTGGGAACCAAAGACATCCTAGAATCAGCCTGTTGAGAAACTTGAGCTAATGCCCTAGGCCTAAGCTTGCTTGGATTCAGATTATGTGCTGCTCTTGCTCTCCATTGTGCTTCAGAAAATCCAAGCGCAAGAACAAACACCAATCCAAATCCAACCTGCCAAAACCCCATTATTGCTAAGCTTGTGTTTCAATGATACATTAAGGTGCTGccattcatatttatacagATGTAAATCAGCATGGCTCCACCTCACTCCACAAGCATGATTTGTCTTTGCACCTGCCAGTTTACTCAATCAGTATGTCACAGGTGAAAGCCATTGATTCTTTATTTATCAGAGTAAAATGAAGTAACATATAAGGGCATGTTGTATTAGTAGCTTAACCAAAtgattgtttattttacatatcaAAATGACAGACATGACAAACAACCTTAAAGTCTTTTTGTGTCctcctttttttattgattcaGAAACATAGCCACACACAGAATTGTACACTAGAGTATCCAAGATAATAAAGATTAGTATGTTTATAGCCAGGTTTAGATTGTAACAAACATTCTTCGCTCACATTAACAATAATCTTCAAGGGACTGAAACTGAGCAGTTTAGTTCAGAACCAAAGGAATGCAAGATCAAAGCATTGATTTAATTATAGATTCACTGATATGTTTTTCTCCCCATTACAACTGTTATGATCAGgttgatcagtgtgtgtgtggatttATTGTAGACGTCATTCCTTCTTGAACTATACTATATGCTACTCAGCACCAAAAGACAATAACCTGAACAGTCTACtaaaaaactgaatttaaaatattaacaggTATGAACAAAAGACAAGCTCATTAATGGACACtaagaacttaaaaaaaaaaaagatgtttgaaACATGACAGCACACATTAAAACACACAGtcttaaagaaaatatatagttCACAAATAGTTTGTGAATCAGCACACAGTAAAGTATTCAACTACTTGAAATCAGATTATTTTTCAACTACTTGAAATCagattatttttcatgttaCACAGTCAGAGTCAACATTTTCTCATCTTTTTAGTCTCTTCAGAAAGAAACAACTCGTCTGCCACCAAACAAGTATCTACTTTAACACAACGCTTGGGCTCAAGATGCATTTGGTTACTCATCCTGCCAATTCACAGCTCTAAATGGCTGAAACAGCctgtctttattaaaaaaaaaacaacaaaacaaacaaacaccaaatAAAGACACCGCTGGGGAGACTGGGTCAGCTGTGTGTTCTGATCTAAGAACAGTTGACTGCTTTTATCTTATACACTTTAATTGTCCCATCTGCTTTTCTTACGTTTGGGGGGATCAGGAACTGCAAAGCTGTCCTTATGAGTGCTTGACCTCTCACCCCCATCTCGTTCTGACTGTCCCTCTCTGTCCCTATGGCTCCCTTCACCGTTTCGGCTATCGCCATGACGATCTCTGTCACTATAGCGGTCCCTTTCCCCGTAGCGATCACGGTCTACCCCACTATGCCTATCACCATGACAATAATGGCTATTTCCATGACGACCCCTGTTGTCAGCATTCCTATCGTTACGGGACCCTTCTTTTGAAGAAGAGCTAGAGTATGGctcagtttcacagacaaggattAGACTAAACCAGgagtaggccttagttcaattagggtatttatgtagcttttataaacgtaccctagaaaaaaacatcactggtgtgcatcttgagacaaaacaatggcactgagatattttaagatatgtcagtgcaaggtactttcagttaaagcagttcaaacatgcattttagtctgggactagcttaagccttgtctgtgaaaccgggggtaagaGTCTGAAACTGAGCTCAGGGAGCCCGCTCTACTGAAGCCGCTCATTTTGGTGCCTGAGCTGAGGGCAGGGGGCGGCGCCATGGAGGAAAATGAGGAAGAGGACGCTGGAGAGTAGGGCAGATGGGGTCTGTCAGGCCCCTCAGGTGCTCCTGAAAGAgcttaagcccggaacacactaAGCTGACGCCGACAAACTAGTGCCaatgaaagcagactgcggggttggctcacgtcggcagcatctgggtccaaagttgccctgacacaccaaaccgacgttCGACACCCGACCGCCAAGTAGCAAGTCCATTCTGcacctgcgtaagaagaaatgcctgcAGGTACTGCAGGTgacagtagctgaacagccaatcagaatgatcaggtggcccgacggaccgacgagctccgacggcgattcaacatgtcgaatcggccgaaaaaaagcagacgatGACCAACTTCAGCTgatggtgcggaacacactgagaaaacttagtcggccaaCGAGCAAAAACTGCCCGGCGGCCGaccgttggcttggtgtgttctgggcTTTAGACTTCCTGCACTGGTCCACCCAGAAGAGCTGCTGGACTTTGTGGTAAGTGTAGGAGGAATGCCAGATGCTGCCACAAAGTGGTTTTTATACTGAGCCTGAAGGAATGCAAGAGCATGTTTAACAAACTCCATAGATTGATACATCCAACTATTTCTATACTGAAAAACTTGAGGGTGgcaaagatcttttttttttttttaacctgaaaCACTTGCTTTAGGGCAGACATGCGGTGCGTTCCAAATGGGATATATCGCCCTCCAAAGGGCACTTCCGAGTGAAAACATTCATGGCCACCATATTaaagggtcgttccaaaccgaagtgctcaaaactggccacttcaaagggccctttgGAATTAAGGATTTCAAAGGGTACAACTGGACACTTTGGGCCCCCATGATtgtttgcacagggaagttgtttggagtcacagaatgggtacaggaggctcAGAGTttgattttacctataaatgtatagtatttttctatattactgtaatatttatacaagTTAAATTTGGTACATTATGGTCAAAATGACATTGTACTTTACAGCTACCCTTCCATTCAAATACTTAAACATgatacaaaccaaaaataaacattaaacaaaaggCAGAGCTTACACAATTTACTCATCGTTCAGAGCGTGTTTTTTGGGGGGTCAACCAGCATACACAATGTGCGACTGAGACGCCCccttgattgtctcgttaagatgCAGAAGTGtgttccaaaaacaaaaaacccaaACACACTACACCCCTCATCCTTTCGAAGCTCACTCtggagggtaaaccctttgaagggattagggcataaAGATGAACCCTTCTGAATGGAACGGAGGGATGGTCTCCCATGGCTCCAGTTGAGGGTTTGTAGGTTTCAGAGCAGTACCACCACTGCACTCCTGATGTAGTAATAAGTGTACCAACTCTGGTTCCTGTTTGTAATCGTAAACAGGAATAACTTGTGCTTActggggtgttttttttttgtttgttttgaactGCTGACATGATAGCCATTGAAATGCCCTTTAGTGTTGTAACAGGCCTAGCTTAAGTGACAAGCAAAACATCCCCCCCCACAAGCCAGCAGTATAAGGCTTGTGGTATCTGAACAGCAGTGAAACCATGTAAACCGGATAGAAGTGTTGAAGTGTAGTGTTTGTGCAAGTAAAGAATTCACAAACAAGCCTATTAAGaccattttctcttttttttttttttcttttaattaagtCACTAGAAGTCACATGGCATTTAGTTATTTTTGGCCATAGCCATATTCCTTAACGTTGATGGGGCCAACAGACGCTCTTTCCCATCGTAGATCTGAGGAACAAATGAGTAGTGAGAACTAAAGCAGTGTACGACAACAACAAGTTATCAGAGTTAGTCCATACCTGTAAGCTGCTGATCACTTCCACTTCTGATGCTACAAGTGGAGTCACAGCAgccacacacctggtcagaatCATCTGCGGACACCCAACTGACAAGACAAACCCACaattaaaaactaataatttaCCTGTACACTTATCTAGTGGGCAACATACCCATTAGGAGAAAGTGAACAAGCTTTCTGTTCGGGTCCTGTCGGAGCAGATGCTGCAGCCACCTTCAAAACGCAAGTAATGTAGACCTGCAAAGACAATATTGTTTGTACACCAAGGTAGCATTTCATACAAAGAGTTGCACAACTACAACATACATACCAGTCCACTGTCTGACTGCTGGAACCGGAACGCGTCCAGCTGAAACTGCAGCTTGTCAATTTGAGTCCGGGGCATAAAGTGAGACCTGGAGCCTGTGAGCTTGGCATCAACTAGGCACCTGGGGACAAAACAGTTAGACATCCTACAACACTTCTGGTGGGATACATGTTAGTGCCTCTCACCCATTATTCTCAATAAAGGAGTATCTGGGGATAGAAGTGACATCAGGGACTGCAGTAGCCACACAGCTGTCCACAAACACACGGACGGGAACATGGCTGTACATAAGCACTGATGCTTCAAGATTTATGACGTCGCCCAGGAAGTACTGGTTAGAAGGCCTCTCAAAAACCCAGTCATCTGCAAAGAAAGTCTTAGCACAGGTTCACAAGCACAGGCATGATACAAACATGATTGGGTTACACTAACCAGTCATGAGCTTGAGGGAGATGACAAAGACTTCCTCTGCAACTTTAGTTGAGGCATGTGGGATCCAAGTGGGTATCAAGGTATTGCTGCTCACATTATGCATTCTGTAGGAGTTAAACAAGCAGTCATCTTATGTCCATAAATGGTGGGATTAACATCCAGTGAGCCTGAATTAAATTAGTCCTCACCTTGGATAGTGACACTCAATACCAACCACCGCACCACTGCTCCTGACAATAGGAACACCATATGAAGCCTCTTGTGGCGTGTAGATAAGGTTGAACGTATAGACAAGCTCATCCTCAGTCACCTAAAAAGAACGAACATTACTCACAGGGACAGTTCAAAACACCCATGATAACATCAAAATAGAGCCCTACTGTTGATGTGCTGCCACATCCATGCAGTTCAGACTCAAAGACGAGCACTTGAGCAGAAGGATCCTCTCCAGTCGCAGTACAGCCTCCCAGTGTAAAAGCTG contains:
- the LOC127508446 gene encoding zona pellucida sperm-binding protein 3-like, whose protein sequence is MGLRQVVFGLLLAFVVCLSEAQWQSRSMQSPAVLKLQPVAQGPLEPEFRMFQSAPKYPQDLMGVQSKELLQGPVAKLMWSFPSLPEEPQQPDIPFELPHPIPPNSVAAQCGENSVYVEVMEDFFGTGHPLLSSAFTLGGCTATGEDPSAQVLVFESELHGCGSTSMVTENELVYIFSLIYTPQEATYGGPIVRSSGAVVFIECHYPRVQDVSSNALMPTWIPYAFTKFAEELLVFSLKLMTDDWRFERPSNQYFLGDIIHFEASVRTYNHVPLRLFVDSCVATTVPDVSAVPRYSFIENNGCMVDAKLTGSRSYFMPRTQGDKLQFQLEAFRFQQADSGLLYVTCFVKVAASSTPTSPEQKACSFSANGWVSADESDQVCGCCDTTCSMRSASDQLLRDLRWERASVGPISVKEYGK
- the LOC127508444 gene encoding zona pellucida sperm-binding protein 3-like isoform X5 — encoded protein: MSLVPNNPVFAPQRFPAQFPVQTPAMTDFGKPSQDLMGVQSKELLQGPLVKLTWSFPSLPEEPQQPDIPFELPHPIPPNSVAAQCGENSVYVEVMEDFFGTGKPLMSTAFTLGGCTATGEDPSAQVLVFESELHGCGSTSTVTEDELVYTFNLIYTPQEASYGVPIVRSSGAVVGIECHYPRMHNVSSNTLIPTWIPHASTKVAEEVFVISLKLMTDDWVFERPSNQYFLGDVINLEASVLMYSHVPVRVFVDSCVATAVPDVTSIPRYSFIENNGCLVDAKLTGSRSHFMPRTQIDKLQFQLDAFRFQQSDSGLVYITCILKVAAASAPTGPEQKACSFSPNGWVSADDSDQVCGCCDSTCSIRSGSDQQLTDLRWERASVGPINVKEYGYGQK
- the LOC127508444 gene encoding zona pellucida sperm-binding protein 3-like isoform X19; this encodes MSLVPNNPVFAPQRFPAQFPVQTPAMTDFGKPSQDLMGVQSKELLQGPLVKLTWSFPSLPEEPQQPDIPFELPHPIPPNSVAAQCGENSVYVEVMEDFFGTGKPLMSTAFTLGGCTATGEDPSAQVLVFESELHGCGSTSTVTEDELVYTFNLIYTPQEASYGVPIVRSSGAVVGIECHYPRMHNVSSNTLIPTWIPHASTKVAEEVFVISLKLMTDDWVFERPSNQYFLGDVINLEASVLMYSHVPVRVFVDSCVATAVPDVTSIPRYSFIENNGCLVDAKLTGSRSHFMPRTQIDKLQFQLDAFRFQQSDSGLVYITCILKVAAASAPTGPEQKACSFSPNGWVSADDSDQVCGCCDSTCSIRSGSDQQLTDLRWERASVGPINVKEYGYGQK
- the LOC127508444 gene encoding zona pellucida sperm-binding protein 3-like isoform X10, giving the protein MSLVPNNPVFAPQRFPAQFPVQTPAMTDFGKPSQDLMGVQSKELLQGPLVKLTWSFPSLPEEPQQPDIPFELPHPIPPNSVAAQCGENSVYVEVMEDFFGTGKPLMSTAFTLGGCTATGEDPSAQVLVFESELHGCGSTSTVTEDELVYTFNLIYTPQEASYGVPIVRSSGAVVGIECHYPRMHNVSSNTLIPTWIPHASTKVAEEVFVISLKLMTDDWVFERPSNQYFLGDVINLEASVLMYSHVPVRVFVDSCVATAVPDVTSIPRYSFIENNGCLVDAKLTGSRSHFMPRTQIDKLQFQLDAFRFQQSDSGLVYITCILKVAAASAPTGPEQKACSFSPNGWVSADDSDQVCGCCDSTCSIRSGSDQQLTDLRWERASVGPINVKEYGYGQK
- the LOC127508444 gene encoding zona pellucida sperm-binding protein 3-like isoform X4; its protein translation is MGFWQVGFGLVFVLALGFSEAQWRARAAHNLNPSKLRPRALAQVSQQADSRMSLVPNNPVFAPQRFPAQFPVQTPAMTDFGKPSQDLMGVQSKELLQGPLVKLTWSFPSLPEEPQQPDIPFELPHPIPPNSVAAQCGENSVYVEVMEDFFGTGKPLMSTAFTLGGCTATGEDPSAQVLVFESELHGCGSTSTVTEDELVYTFNLIYTPQEASYGVPIVRSSGAVVGIECHYPRMHNVSSNTLIPTWIPHASTKVAEEVFVISLKLMTDDWVFERPSNQYFLGDVINLEASVLMYSHVPVRVFVDSCVATAVPDVTSIPRYSFIENNGCLVDAKLTGSRSHFMPRTQIDKLQFQLDAFRFQQSDSGLVYITCILKVAAASAPTGPEQKACSFSPNGWVSADDSDQVCGCCDSTCSIRSGSDQQLTDLRWERASVGPINVKEYGYGQK
- the LOC127508444 gene encoding zona pellucida sperm-binding protein 3-like isoform X1, with the translated sequence MGFWQVGFGLVFVLALGFSEAQWRARAAHNLNPSKLRPRALAQVSQQADSRMSLVPNNPVFAPQRFPAQFPVQTPAMTDFGKPSQDLMGVQSKELLQGPLVKLTWSFPSLPEEPQQPDIPFELPHPIPPNSVAAQCGENSVYVEVMEDFFGTGKPLMSTAFTLGGCTATGEDPSAQVLIFESELHGCGSTSTVTEDELVYTFNLIYTPQEASYGVPIVRSSGAVVGIECHYPRMHNVSSNTLIPTWIPHASTKVAEEVFVISLKLMTDDWVFERPSNQYFLGDVINLEASVLMYSHVPVRVFVDSCVATAVPDVTSIPRYSFIENNGCLVDAKLTGSRSHFMPRTQIDKLQFQLDAFRFQQSDSGLVYITCILKVAAASAPTGPEQKACSFSPNGWVSADDSDQVCGCCDSTCSIRSGSDQQLTDLRWERASVGPINVKEYGYGQK
- the LOC127508444 gene encoding zona pellucida sperm-binding protein 3-like isoform X13, which codes for MSLVPNNPVFAPQRFPAQFPVQTPAMTDFGKPSQDLMGVQSKELLQGPLVKLTWSFPSLPEEPQQPDIPFELPHPIPPNSVAAQCGENSVYVEVMEDFFGTGKPLMSTAFTLGGCTATGEDPSAQVLVFESELHGCGSTSTVTEDELVYTFNLIYTPQEASYGVPIVRSSGAVVGIECHYPRMHNVSSNTLIPTWIPHASTKVAEEVFVISLKLMTDDWVFERPSNQYFLGDVINLEASVLMYSHVPVRVFVDSCVATAVPDVTSIPRYSFIENNGCLVDAKLTGSRSHFMPRTQIDKLQFQLDAFRFQQSDSGLVYITCVLKVAAASAPTGPEQKACSLSPNGWVSADDSDQVCGCCDSTCSIRSGSDQQLTDLRWERASVGPINVKEYGYGQK
- the LOC127508444 gene encoding zona pellucida sperm-binding protein 3-like isoform X3, with product MGFWQVGFGLVFVLALGFSEAQWRARAAHNLNPSKLRPRALAQVSQQADSRMSLVPNNPVFAPQRFPAQFPVQTPAMTDFGKPSQDLMGVQSKELLQGPLVKLTWSFPSLPEEPQQPDIPFELPHPIPPNSVAAQCGENSVYVEVMEDFFGTGKPLMSTAFTLGGCTATGEDPSAQVLVFESELHGCGSTSTVTEDELVYTFNLIYTPQEASYGVPIVRSSGAVVGIECHYPRMHNVSSNTLIPTWIPHASTKVAEEVFVISLKLMTDDWVFERPSNQYFLGDVINLEASVLMYSHVPVRVFVDSCVATAVPDVTSIPRYSFIENNGCLVDAKLTGSRSHFMPRTQIDKLQFQLDAFRFQQSDSGLVYITCVLKVAAASAPTGPEQKACSLSPNGWVSADDSDQVCGCCDSTCSIRSGSDQQLTDLRWERASVGPINVKEYGYGQK